A region from the Candidatus Eremiobacterota bacterium genome encodes:
- a CDS encoding molecular chaperone TorD family protein → MFAELLEYPHPRLAQTARECVAQVAPENAEAAALIEGFASFADRTPPDIVEEVFTATFDLDATCHPYIGYHLFGEDYKRSALMLELKDLYRRYEFDSGVELPDHVAVLLRFMAVCPDPELIGEIGREALVRTLEPMTVEAEPDPAEADEIPPVLFDLGDNYRNVLRALRRVLQARYGSPAETVSIPLPDSTRLVS, encoded by the coding sequence TTGTTTGCGGAACTCCTCGAGTACCCGCACCCCCGGCTTGCGCAGACGGCGCGGGAGTGCGTCGCGCAGGTCGCGCCGGAGAACGCGGAAGCGGCTGCGCTCATCGAGGGGTTCGCCTCGTTCGCCGACCGAACGCCGCCCGACATCGTGGAGGAGGTCTTCACCGCCACCTTCGACCTCGACGCCACGTGCCACCCGTACATCGGGTACCACCTGTTCGGCGAAGACTACAAGCGCAGCGCCTTGATGCTCGAGCTCAAGGACCTGTACCGCCGCTACGAGTTCGACTCGGGCGTGGAGCTGCCCGACCACGTCGCGGTGCTGCTGCGCTTCATGGCGGTGTGTCCGGACCCCGAGCTCATCGGCGAGATCGGGCGTGAAGCGCTGGTTCGCACGCTCGAGCCGATGACCGTCGAGGCGGAGCCCGATCCGGCCGAAGCGGACGAGATCCCGCCGGTTCTGTTCGACCTCGGCGACAACTATCGCAACGTGCTGCGCGCGCTGCGCCGGGTGCTCCAAGCGCGTTACGGCAGCCCGGCTGAAACCGTATCGATTCCGCTGCCCGATTCCACGCGCTTGGTTTCGTAG
- the narH gene encoding nitrate reductase subunit beta: MDIRAQVSMVFHLDKCIGCHTCSIACKNIWTDRKGTEYMWWNNVETKPGTGYPTTWENQEKYKGGWVKDGDRLRLRLQGRTEGLGNIFYNPNLPTIDDYYEPWTYQYDELFNAPEGDDQPTARPISLITGKPMDIEAGPNWDDDLGGSPVYASNDVNLEKLTDHEREQLNEVERLVFFYLPRICNHCLNPSCVGACPSGAIYKRGEDGIVLISQEKCRAWRMCVSGCPYKKTYYNWSTGKSEKCILCYPRLETGQAPACFHSCVGRIRYLGLILYDADRITETALNDDKDLVAAMRRMIQDPFDPAIIAAAKANGVTDQQIAAAQNSPTYKFVKKWGLALPLHPEFRTLPMLFYVPPMLPVLGRMKEGIYDSSGVEGLGQMLSSLEQARIPIRYMASLFTAGNEDIIREVYKKQIAVRLYKRSQRVKDISAAEAAEALRIGKTTPEEAEAIFNLTSLPTMEERFVIPAFAREEAIEQSLDPYTHKPAAGFGYREAPARRW, encoded by the coding sequence ATGGACATTCGCGCGCAAGTTTCAATGGTCTTCCACCTCGACAAGTGCATCGGCTGCCACACCTGCAGCATCGCCTGCAAGAACATCTGGACCGACCGTAAGGGCACCGAGTACATGTGGTGGAACAACGTGGAGACGAAGCCGGGGACCGGCTATCCGACCACGTGGGAAAACCAAGAAAAGTACAAAGGCGGTTGGGTGAAGGACGGCGACCGGCTCCGCCTGCGGCTGCAAGGCCGCACCGAAGGGCTCGGCAACATCTTCTACAATCCGAACTTGCCGACGATCGACGACTACTACGAGCCGTGGACGTACCAGTACGACGAGCTGTTCAACGCGCCGGAAGGTGACGATCAGCCGACCGCGCGCCCGATCTCGCTGATCACCGGCAAGCCGATGGACATCGAGGCGGGCCCGAACTGGGACGACGACCTCGGCGGCTCGCCGGTCTACGCCAGCAACGACGTGAACCTCGAGAAGCTGACCGACCACGAGCGCGAGCAGCTCAACGAAGTCGAACGGCTCGTCTTCTTCTACCTGCCGCGCATCTGCAACCACTGCCTGAACCCGAGCTGCGTCGGCGCGTGTCCGTCCGGCGCGATCTACAAGCGCGGCGAGGACGGGATCGTCCTCATCAGTCAGGAGAAATGCCGCGCTTGGCGCATGTGCGTCTCGGGCTGCCCCTACAAGAAGACCTACTACAACTGGTCGACGGGCAAGTCGGAGAAGTGCATCCTGTGCTACCCGCGCTTGGAGACGGGACAAGCTCCGGCGTGCTTCCACTCCTGCGTCGGGCGCATCCGGTACCTCGGCCTGATCCTGTACGATGCCGATCGCATCACCGAGACGGCGCTGAACGACGACAAGGATCTCGTCGCCGCGATGCGGCGGATGATCCAGGATCCGTTCGACCCGGCGATCATCGCCGCCGCGAAGGCGAACGGCGTGACCGACCAGCAGATCGCAGCGGCGCAGAACTCGCCCACGTACAAGTTCGTGAAGAAGTGGGGGCTCGCGCTCCCGCTGCACCCCGAGTTCCGAACGCTTCCGATGCTGTTCTACGTGCCGCCGATGCTGCCCGTGCTGGGGCGGATGAAGGAAGGCATCTACGACAGCTCCGGCGTCGAGGGGCTGGGCCAGATGCTCAGCTCGCTGGAGCAGGCGCGCATCCCGATCCGCTACATGGCGAGCCTGTTCACGGCCGGTAACGAAGACATCATCCGCGAGGTCTACAAAAAGCAGATCGCGGTGCGTCTGTACAAGCGCTCGCAGCGCGTCAAGGACATCTCCGCCGCCGAAGCCGCGGAGGCGCTCCGCATCGGCAAGACCACGCCCGAAGAAGCCGAGGCCATCTTCAACCTTACCTCGCTGCCGACGATGGAAGAGCGGTTCGTGATCCCGGCGTTCGCCCGCGAGGAAGCGATCGAGCAGAGCCTCGATCCGTACACGCACAAACCCGCCGCCGGATTCGGTTACCGCGAGGCGCCGGCGCGCAGATGGTGA
- a CDS encoding nitrate reductase subunit alpha, with the protein MGWIQDLVDPKSRRWEEFYRNRWQHDQVVRSTHGVNCTGGCSWAVYVKDGIITWEMQQTDYPLLEKGLPPYEPRGCQRGISASWYVYSPIRVKYPYIRGALLDFWRKARSQYANPVEAWGSIVQDEQKRKRFQRARGKGGFRRTNWDEVVELIAAATLYTSKKWGPDRVFGFAPIPAFSFASYAGGARFLQLIGGVNMSFYDWYADLPNSFPEVWGDQTDVCESADWYNSSYIVSIAANLNMTRTPDVHFISEARHNGSKFVVISPDFSQVAKYSDMWIPVKAGQDTAFWMAVNHVILKEYHQDRKVPYFDNYVKNYTDAPLLVELTGDATNGYEAGQLLRANRVAQYAGEEHGDWKMLMMDASGKPKMPMGTVGFRWATQKGQWNLKLEDGKDGSPIDPVLSFLDQHDDVLNVDFYEFAAKRRSLRGVPVRYIDTAKGKVPVATVFDLYMAHYGVDRGLPGDYGKSYDDLAPYTPAWQEQYTGIGRETCIRFAREFATNAELTEGRSMCIVGASLNHWYNNGLAYRGPINAMLFTGCCGRNGGGMNHYVGQEKLAPQAPWASITFALDWTKPPRRQQSPTWHYVNSSQWHYEGDFDEYAAVPPNPRWAKGHAMDIENDAVKRGWMPYYPQFDRNPLDWVRETQAAGAKDDQAIIAEAVAQLKSGKLKFAVDDPDAEQNWPRLWFIWRGNAIMASAKGHEFFLRHYLGTHDNAVAEDHAKGKTKKVVFREPAPRGKMDLVVDINFRMDTSALYSDIVLPTAMWYEKNDLNSTDLHSYIHVLGAAVPPVWESKSDWDIFKTLAKAVSDMSPLAFPEPVKDLVAFPLSHDTPDEIAQPQIVDWETGEVEAIPGKTMPHLRIATRDYANVYNRYITLGPNVRADGLMSNGVHVDCEKFYDQLLQNPVSLSADSRHMRCVEWNGQKYPSLEDPLDVCNTILHLAPETNGDVSYAAFEHEEKATGLPLTDLAEGVRGVRMTFGDLTRQVKRLLISPCWSGMVNDGRAYSAWCMNVERLIPWRTLTGRQQLYMDHPWYIDFGEHFATYKPKLDPHLTGDIVLSPVDDKTLILNYITPHGKWHIHSTYYDNLRMLTLSRGIEPCWINDKDAARIGIVDNQWVEVYNDNGVMVTRAAVSARVQPGTCMIYHSPERTISMPKSQVRGGRRAGGHNSLTRTRINPVQVAGGYGQWTFGFNYWGPIGIFTRDTHACVRALEKLEW; encoded by the coding sequence ATGGGATGGATTCAAGACCTGGTCGACCCCAAGTCGCGTCGCTGGGAAGAGTTCTACCGCAATCGCTGGCAGCACGACCAAGTCGTGCGCAGCACGCACGGCGTCAACTGCACCGGCGGCTGCTCGTGGGCGGTGTACGTCAAAGACGGCATCATCACGTGGGAGATGCAGCAGACGGACTATCCGCTGCTTGAGAAAGGCCTCCCGCCGTACGAGCCGCGCGGCTGCCAGCGCGGCATCTCGGCCTCGTGGTACGTCTACAGCCCGATCCGGGTGAAGTATCCGTACATCCGCGGCGCGCTGCTCGACTTCTGGCGCAAGGCTCGCTCGCAGTACGCCAACCCGGTCGAGGCGTGGGGCTCGATCGTGCAGGACGAGCAGAAGCGCAAGCGTTTCCAGCGGGCGCGCGGCAAGGGCGGTTTCCGCCGCACGAACTGGGACGAGGTCGTCGAGCTCATCGCGGCCGCGACGCTGTACACCTCGAAGAAGTGGGGACCGGACCGCGTCTTCGGCTTCGCGCCGATCCCCGCGTTCTCGTTCGCCTCGTACGCCGGCGGCGCGCGCTTCCTGCAGCTCATCGGCGGCGTCAACATGAGCTTCTACGACTGGTACGCCGACCTGCCGAACTCGTTCCCCGAAGTGTGGGGCGATCAGACCGACGTGTGCGAGAGCGCCGACTGGTACAACTCGAGCTACATCGTCTCGATCGCGGCGAACCTCAACATGACGCGCACGCCCGACGTGCACTTCATCTCCGAAGCGCGCCACAACGGCTCGAAGTTCGTGGTGATCTCGCCCGACTTCAGCCAGGTCGCCAAGTACTCCGACATGTGGATCCCGGTCAAGGCGGGCCAGGACACGGCGTTCTGGATGGCCGTCAACCACGTGATCCTCAAGGAGTACCACCAGGACCGCAAGGTCCCGTACTTCGACAACTACGTCAAGAACTACACCGACGCGCCGCTCCTGGTCGAGCTGACCGGTGACGCGACGAACGGCTACGAGGCCGGTCAGCTCTTGCGCGCCAACCGGGTCGCCCAGTACGCCGGCGAAGAGCACGGCGACTGGAAGATGCTCATGATGGACGCGAGCGGCAAGCCGAAGATGCCGATGGGTACGGTCGGATTCCGCTGGGCGACGCAAAAGGGCCAGTGGAACTTGAAGCTCGAGGACGGGAAGGACGGCAGCCCGATCGATCCGGTCCTCAGCTTCCTCGACCAGCACGACGACGTGCTGAACGTCGACTTCTACGAGTTCGCCGCCAAGCGCCGCTCGCTGCGCGGCGTGCCCGTGCGGTACATCGACACGGCGAAGGGCAAAGTCCCGGTCGCGACGGTGTTCGATCTGTACATGGCCCACTACGGCGTCGACCGCGGGCTGCCGGGCGACTACGGCAAGAGCTACGACGACCTCGCGCCGTACACGCCGGCTTGGCAGGAACAGTACACCGGGATCGGGCGCGAGACGTGCATCCGCTTCGCGCGCGAGTTCGCGACGAACGCCGAGCTGACCGAAGGCCGCTCGATGTGCATCGTCGGCGCGAGCTTGAACCACTGGTACAACAACGGGCTGGCATACCGCGGTCCGATCAACGCCATGCTGTTCACCGGCTGCTGCGGGCGCAACGGCGGCGGCATGAACCACTACGTCGGCCAAGAGAAGCTCGCGCCGCAGGCGCCGTGGGCGTCGATCACGTTCGCGCTCGACTGGACGAAGCCGCCGCGCCGGCAGCAGTCGCCGACCTGGCACTACGTCAACAGCAGCCAGTGGCACTACGAAGGCGACTTCGACGAGTACGCGGCCGTGCCGCCGAACCCGCGCTGGGCCAAAGGCCACGCGATGGACATCGAAAACGATGCCGTGAAGCGCGGCTGGATGCCGTACTATCCGCAGTTCGACCGCAACCCGCTGGACTGGGTCCGCGAGACGCAGGCCGCCGGCGCGAAAGACGACCAGGCGATCATCGCCGAGGCGGTGGCGCAGCTGAAGTCCGGCAAGCTGAAGTTCGCGGTCGACGATCCCGATGCCGAGCAGAACTGGCCCCGCCTGTGGTTCATCTGGCGCGGCAACGCGATCATGGCGAGCGCGAAGGGGCACGAGTTCTTCCTGCGCCACTACTTGGGCACGCACGACAACGCGGTCGCCGAAGACCACGCCAAGGGCAAGACGAAGAAAGTCGTCTTCCGGGAGCCGGCGCCGCGCGGCAAGATGGACCTCGTGGTCGACATCAACTTCCGCATGGACACCTCGGCGCTGTACTCGGACATCGTCTTGCCGACGGCGATGTGGTACGAGAAGAACGACCTGAACTCGACCGACCTGCACTCGTACATCCACGTGCTCGGCGCCGCCGTCCCGCCGGTGTGGGAGTCGAAGAGCGACTGGGACATCTTCAAGACGCTCGCCAAGGCGGTCAGCGACATGTCGCCGCTGGCCTTCCCCGAGCCGGTGAAGGATCTGGTCGCGTTCCCGCTCTCGCACGACACGCCGGACGAGATCGCGCAGCCGCAGATCGTCGACTGGGAGACCGGCGAGGTCGAGGCGATCCCGGGCAAGACGATGCCGCATCTGCGCATCGCGACCCGCGACTACGCCAACGTCTACAACCGGTACATCACCCTCGGGCCGAACGTTCGTGCCGACGGTCTCATGTCCAACGGCGTCCACGTCGACTGCGAGAAGTTCTACGACCAGCTGCTCCAGAACCCGGTCAGCTTGTCGGCCGACTCGCGGCACATGCGCTGCGTCGAGTGGAACGGGCAGAAATATCCGAGCCTCGAGGACCCGCTCGACGTCTGCAACACGATCCTCCACCTCGCGCCCGAGACGAACGGCGACGTCTCGTACGCCGCCTTCGAGCACGAGGAAAAGGCGACCGGGCTCCCGCTGACCGATCTCGCCGAGGGCGTTCGCGGCGTCCGCATGACGTTCGGAGACCTCACCCGCCAGGTGAAACGGCTCCTGATCAGCCCGTGCTGGTCGGGGATGGTCAACGACGGCCGGGCGTACTCGGCCTGGTGCATGAACGTCGAGCGGTTGATTCCGTGGCGGACGCTGACCGGGCGCCAGCAGCTGTACATGGATCATCCGTGGTACATCGACTTCGGCGAGCACTTCGCGACCTACAAGCCCAAGCTCGATCCGCACCTCACCGGCGACATCGTGCTGAGCCCGGTCGACGACAAGACGCTGATCCTGAACTACATCACGCCGCACGGCAAGTGGCACATCCACTCGACGTACTACGACAACTTGCGCATGCTGACGCTCTCGCGCGGCATCGAGCCGTGCTGGATCAACGACAAGGACGCGGCCCGAATCGGCATCGTCGACAACCAATGGGTCGAGGTCTACAACGACAACGGCGTCATGGTGACGCGCGCGGCCGTCAGCGCGCGCGTGCAGCCCGGGACGTGCATGATCTATCACTCTCCCGAGCGCACGATCTCGATGCCGAAGTCCCAAGTGCGCGGCGGCCGCCGCGCAGGCGGGCACAACAGCCTCACCCGAACCCGTATCAACCCGGTCCAAGTCGCCGGCGGGTACGGGCAATGGACCTTCGGTTTCAACTACTGGGGACCGATCGGAATCTTCACCCGAGACACGCACGCCTGCGTGCGCGCCCTCGAAAAGCTGGAGTGGTAA
- a CDS encoding cytochrome c, with protein sequence MTGDPSAARCGKQHVLRISLARVVRLLAAAAFAVVPLALAGVARADEGSTIFQQKCSACHTIGKGDLVGPDLKAVKTEDPNWLRQWISGPQKMIDSNDPKAVALANKYKAKGVMPTLGLAPADIDAVVSYITQQAGTPASGKGQTTTAPALPPGDAGAGRELFVGGARLKNGGPPCMSCHSISGIGALGGGTLGPDLTDAYNKYGGDAGLGAFLTGVPTPTMSAVWTRQPLTPQEIANLVAFIKEGAVAQRPLGALAELTVLGIIALVILVAIAAVYWRRRLLGVRKPLVQRANIAFNNRKVVRRL encoded by the coding sequence ATGACAGGCGATCCGTCCGCAGCCCGCTGCGGCAAACAGCACGTTCTGCGCATCTCGCTCGCGCGCGTCGTTCGCCTGCTCGCAGCGGCGGCGTTCGCGGTGGTTCCGCTGGCCCTCGCCGGCGTCGCACGTGCCGATGAGGGCAGCACGATCTTCCAGCAGAAATGCTCCGCTTGCCACACGATCGGGAAAGGCGACCTCGTCGGCCCCGATCTCAAAGCCGTGAAGACGGAAGATCCGAATTGGCTGCGGCAATGGATCTCCGGGCCGCAGAAGATGATCGACTCGAACGATCCGAAGGCGGTCGCGCTGGCGAACAAATACAAGGCCAAAGGCGTCATGCCGACGCTCGGGCTCGCGCCGGCCGACATCGATGCGGTCGTCAGCTACATCACGCAGCAAGCCGGCACGCCCGCATCGGGGAAGGGACAGACCACCACCGCGCCGGCGCTGCCGCCGGGCGACGCGGGAGCAGGCCGCGAGCTGTTCGTCGGCGGCGCGCGCCTGAAGAACGGCGGACCGCCTTGCATGTCGTGCCACAGCATCTCGGGGATCGGCGCGCTGGGCGGCGGGACGCTCGGCCCCGACCTGACCGACGCGTACAACAAGTACGGCGGTGACGCCGGACTCGGCGCGTTCTTGACCGGCGTTCCGACGCCGACGATGAGCGCCGTGTGGACGCGGCAGCCGCTCACGCCGCAAGAGATCGCAAACCTGGTCGCGTTCATCAAAGAGGGGGCGGTGGCACAGCGCCCGCTGGGTGCCCTCGCAGAGCTCACCGTGCTCGGGATCATCGCACTGGTGATCCTGGTCGCGATCGCCGCGGTGTACTGGCGGCGGCGGCTGCTCGGCGTGCGCAAGCCCCTTGTTCAGCGCGCGAATATCGCGTTCAATAACCGCAAAGTCGTCCGGAGGTTGTAG
- a CDS encoding molybdopterin molybdotransferase MoeA, whose protein sequence is MGGRVVIAYRGMHSVGLPLPDEALATFFAAWSPAPKHVERVPLELAGGRVLAHDVRAAADVPECPRSAMDGFAVRAADLISARADEPVCLQHDGEARAGFRSTLTARTAVRVATGAPLPLGADAVVRVEDAELDANSVRFSRAVDFGTDVVAAGEDISAGAPVACAGAPISAALLGVLATLGEQHVDVYRRPSVALISTGDEVVPIGTLPRAGEVRNSNAVALAQVLRDLGAGTITTTHVRDELGALHRALTEALKTHDAVVLTGGTSVGVRDFTTAALGTLPPPGVIVHGVRMTPGRPTVLALSGARPILGLPGSPTAAMLALTVLGGPIFAALCGRNTPAAGILGIAAEAFTGKPGWVTYVPVRIGSDGGVRPVRHHRSSFVSSLAAADGYVRLEPDRAAVSAGDRLEVHRLA, encoded by the coding sequence GCCTCCCACTGCCCGACGAGGCGTTGGCGACGTTCTTTGCGGCGTGGTCACCGGCACCGAAACATGTCGAGCGCGTCCCGCTCGAGCTCGCCGGCGGGCGCGTCTTGGCGCATGACGTTCGAGCTGCAGCGGACGTCCCGGAATGCCCGCGCTCCGCGATGGACGGCTTTGCCGTGCGCGCGGCCGACCTGATCTCCGCGCGCGCGGACGAACCGGTTTGCTTGCAGCACGACGGTGAGGCGCGCGCCGGCTTCCGCTCGACGTTGACGGCGCGCACGGCGGTGCGCGTCGCGACCGGCGCACCGCTTCCGCTCGGCGCCGACGCGGTCGTGCGCGTCGAAGACGCCGAGCTCGACGCCAACAGCGTGCGCTTTTCGCGCGCTGTCGATTTCGGAACCGACGTCGTCGCCGCCGGCGAAGACATTTCCGCCGGCGCGCCGGTGGCGTGCGCGGGAGCGCCGATCAGCGCGGCGCTGCTCGGCGTTTTGGCGACGCTCGGCGAGCAGCACGTCGACGTGTACCGGCGTCCGTCGGTCGCGCTGATCTCCACCGGCGACGAGGTCGTTCCGATCGGCACGCTGCCGCGCGCCGGCGAGGTGCGAAACTCCAACGCCGTCGCGCTGGCGCAGGTCTTGCGCGATCTCGGCGCGGGCACGATCACGACCACGCACGTGCGCGACGAGCTAGGCGCGCTGCACCGTGCGCTCACGGAAGCTTTGAAAACGCACGACGCCGTCGTGCTGACCGGCGGCACGTCGGTCGGAGTCCGCGACTTTACGACCGCCGCGCTCGGGACGTTGCCACCGCCCGGCGTGATCGTGCACGGCGTGCGCATGACGCCGGGCCGGCCCACCGTGCTAGCGCTTTCCGGCGCGCGGCCGATCCTCGGGCTCCCGGGCAGCCCGACGGCGGCGATGCTTGCGCTGACGGTTCTGGGCGGACCGATCTTTGCAGCGCTGTGCGGCCGCAACACACCGGCAGCCGGGATCCTCGGGATCGCCGCGGAGGCGTTCACCGGGAAGCCGGGCTGGGTAACGTACGTTCCCGTGCGGATAGGTTCCGACGGTGGTGTCCGGCCCGTTCGGCACCATCGTTCGTCGTTCGTTTCCTCGCTTGCCGCCGCGGACGGCTACGTTCGGCTCGAGCCGGACCGGGCCGCCGTTTCCGCCGGCGACCGGCTGGAGGTGCACCGGTTGGCATGA